From Sphingopyxis sp. MWB1, a single genomic window includes:
- a CDS encoding ArdC family protein has translation MKHQKVGRQSLYAEVTSRIIAELEEGRLPWAQPWDSAACGCTMPQNAGTARKYSGINVLLLWAEGIAKGYVSQRWLTYRQAESAGGNVRRGEKGTIICYADRFTPKAEAEAARNEDRDARQVAFLKRFTVFNVDQCEGLPEDYTAPMVSPDPVLAIAEADALIASSGATVNIGGGEAFYSPSHDFVQVPPQAAFHEPINWYRTALHELGHWTGHASRLDRDQKGGFESEAYAREELVAEMAAAFTCASLGISPTVRHADYIASWLSVLRGDEKAIFRAASAASKSSDYLLAFAGDEQ, from the coding sequence ATGAAACATCAGAAAGTCGGACGGCAGAGCCTCTATGCCGAGGTCACGAGCCGGATCATCGCCGAGCTAGAAGAGGGGCGGCTGCCATGGGCGCAGCCTTGGGACAGCGCGGCATGCGGATGCACCATGCCGCAGAATGCGGGAACGGCCCGCAAATATAGCGGCATCAACGTGCTGCTCCTCTGGGCCGAAGGGATTGCGAAGGGCTATGTCTCGCAGCGCTGGCTGACCTACCGGCAGGCGGAAAGCGCCGGCGGCAATGTCCGGCGCGGCGAAAAGGGCACCATCATCTGTTACGCCGACCGGTTCACGCCCAAAGCCGAAGCCGAAGCGGCACGCAACGAAGATCGCGACGCCCGGCAGGTGGCGTTCCTCAAGCGCTTTACCGTGTTCAATGTCGACCAGTGCGAGGGACTACCCGAGGATTATACTGCGCCGATGGTCAGCCCTGATCCGGTGTTGGCGATCGCTGAGGCCGACGCGCTGATCGCCTCGAGCGGCGCAACGGTGAATATCGGCGGCGGCGAAGCTTTTTACAGCCCGAGCCATGATTTTGTGCAGGTGCCGCCGCAGGCGGCCTTTCATGAGCCGATCAACTGGTATCGCACCGCGCTCCACGAGCTTGGCCATTGGACCGGACACGCCAGCCGCCTCGACCGCGATCAGAAGGGCGGGTTCGAGTCGGAGGCTTATGCACGGGAAGAACTGGTCGCCGAGATGGCGGCGGCGTTCACCTGCGCTTCGCTCGGCATCTCACCGACCGTGCGCCATGCGGATTATATCGCGTCGTGGCTCTCGGTGCTGCGCGGCGACGAGAAGGCAATCTTTCGCGCCGCGAGCGCGGCAAGCAAGTCGAGCGATTACCTACTCGCCTTTGCGGGGGA
- a CDS encoding helix-turn-helix transcriptional regulator, with protein sequence MPTHAPVRYLRLPAVLERTALSRATLYRKIAAGTFPQQVKLAARCCGWRESEVELWLRNPMTFTVADLERDEDRDAA encoded by the coding sequence ATGCCAACCCATGCTCCCGTCCGCTATCTCCGCCTTCCCGCGGTGCTCGAGCGAACCGCGCTCAGCCGCGCGACGCTCTACCGCAAGATCGCCGCGGGTACCTTCCCGCAGCAGGTCAAGCTCGCCGCGCGGTGCTGCGGCTGGCGCGAGTCCGAGGTCGAGCTGTGGCTCCGCAACCCCATGACCTTCACCGTCGCCGACCTCGAGCGCGACGAGGACCGCGACGCCGCCTGA
- a CDS encoding DUF736 domain-containing protein, protein MAAIGFVNGTIEAGFVGQLKTLSIRAGIEIRTNRSKAGDVQPDYRVYSEGVEIGAGWIRVGQASGERYVSLSLAAPEFGPRRLYANLGRAARQDGDDAYALIWNPAD, encoded by the coding sequence ATGGCAGCAATCGGTTTTGTGAACGGCACCATCGAAGCAGGCTTCGTGGGCCAGCTTAAAACCCTCTCGATCCGCGCAGGCATCGAAATCCGGACCAACCGCTCGAAGGCGGGCGACGTTCAGCCCGACTACCGGGTCTATTCCGAAGGCGTCGAAATCGGTGCGGGCTGGATCCGCGTCGGCCAAGCTTCGGGCGAACGCTATGTGTCGCTGAGCCTCGCGGCTCCCGAGTTCGGACCGCGCCGGCTTTATGCCAACCTCGGGCGCGCTGCCCGCCAGGATGGCGATGATGCCTATGCGCTGATCTGGAACCCCGCCGACTGA
- a CDS encoding tyrosine-type recombinase/integrase: MPLTDSAVRHAQSRDKPYKMADSEGLYIHIMPNGSKHWKMKYRFDGREKKLSFGPYPRVSLRDARVQRDEARNMITKGIDPSYEKKRNKLRAHASVENTFSGISREYCDKRRRDGDKAWAPSTARRCEYLLSLLDNSIGKMPIQEIEPIDVLAAVRKIEAQGKLESARRTMQLAGSVFRYAVATARSRSDPTRDLRGALINPTVTHYGAITDASQVGPLLRAIDGYKSQGMTDWALKLAPHVFVRPGELRTAQWEEFDLDARVWTIPAEKMKMRKPHNVPLSRQSVALLEQIREITKPWSYIFPSLWSRKRPMSDNTMNAALRRMGYTSSEMTAHGFRAMASTLLNESGKWSYDAIERALAHGDNNRVRAAYHRGAHWEERVAMAQWWSDYLDELRAGTGADTRQIIKAVEPCTDPGSVLIRPENGWRRSSRRR, from the coding sequence ATGCCACTAACCGATTCTGCCGTTCGCCATGCTCAGTCGCGCGACAAGCCCTACAAGATGGCCGACAGCGAAGGTCTTTATATCCACATCATGCCCAACGGCAGCAAGCATTGGAAAATGAAGTACCGATTCGATGGGCGCGAGAAGAAGCTGAGCTTCGGACCATATCCTCGCGTCTCCCTTCGCGATGCCCGCGTTCAGCGCGACGAGGCGCGCAACATGATTACCAAGGGCATCGATCCATCCTATGAGAAGAAGCGCAACAAGCTGCGTGCCCACGCCAGCGTTGAAAATACCTTCTCGGGCATCTCGCGAGAGTATTGCGACAAGCGCCGCCGCGATGGCGACAAGGCGTGGGCACCATCGACTGCGAGGCGATGCGAGTATCTGCTCAGCCTTCTCGATAACAGCATTGGAAAGATGCCGATCCAGGAGATTGAGCCGATCGATGTCTTGGCCGCTGTGCGGAAGATCGAAGCGCAGGGCAAACTCGAAAGTGCGCGACGCACGATGCAGTTAGCAGGGTCGGTCTTCCGCTATGCCGTCGCGACGGCGCGCTCACGATCCGACCCGACGCGGGATTTGCGCGGCGCGCTCATCAATCCGACCGTCACTCATTATGGAGCGATCACGGATGCAAGCCAGGTCGGGCCGCTTCTTCGTGCCATCGATGGCTACAAGAGCCAGGGAATGACGGACTGGGCTTTGAAATTGGCGCCGCACGTCTTCGTCCGCCCGGGGGAACTTCGCACGGCCCAGTGGGAAGAATTTGATCTTGATGCGCGTGTTTGGACCATCCCAGCCGAGAAGATGAAGATGCGCAAGCCGCATAACGTGCCGCTGTCCCGCCAATCCGTGGCGCTCCTTGAGCAAATCCGCGAGATCACCAAACCTTGGAGCTACATCTTTCCTTCCTTGTGGTCGAGGAAGCGACCGATGTCCGACAACACTATGAACGCCGCGCTGCGTCGGATGGGATATACCAGCAGCGAGATGACGGCCCACGGCTTCCGGGCCATGGCCAGTACGCTGCTAAATGAATCAGGGAAATGGTCCTACGACGCGATCGAGCGGGCGCTTGCCCACGGCGATAACAACCGCGTGCGAGCTGCATACCACCGCGGCGCTCATTGGGAGGAGCGCGTCGCCATGGCGCAATGGTGGTCTGATTATCTGGACGAGTTAAGAGCGGGAACGGGCGCTGACACTCGACAAATCATAAAAGCAGTAGAGCCTTGTACCGACCCTGGTTCGGTGCTGATCCGGCCGGAGAATGGTTGGCGTCGTTCCTCTAGGCGGCGGTAA
- the dinB gene encoding DNA polymerase IV, giving the protein MSSNEDGDDPAPEAPVRKIIHVDMDAFFASVEQRDNVALRGKPVAVGGSSRRGVVAAASYEARKFGVRSAMPSVTAKRQCPDLIFVPHRFEVYREISQQIRAIFRDYADEVEPLSLDEAYLDVSSDKAGLGSATATAREIRARIRAETGLTASAGVSYNKFIAKLASDQNKPDGLTVIPPGKGAAFVQTLSIRRFHGIGPVTAAKMEGLGIYSGADLAAKDRTWLARHFGNSAEWLYNLARGIDHRRVKSHRPLKSLGGERTFFNDLVSDGEIEEALAHVCTVVWDRAAKKGARGRTVTLKLRYADFRTITRARSFPRPIEDGAALLAAAQAILAPLLPVEQGVRLLGVTLSKFEGAAERQEAEAPAEDAAGDLLSLI; this is encoded by the coding sequence GTGAGCAGCAACGAAGATGGTGATGATCCCGCGCCCGAGGCCCCGGTGCGCAAAATCATCCATGTCGACATGGACGCCTTTTTTGCCTCGGTCGAGCAGCGCGACAATGTGGCGCTGCGCGGCAAGCCCGTGGCCGTCGGCGGTTCCTCGCGCCGGGGGGTGGTCGCGGCGGCTTCCTATGAAGCGCGCAAATTTGGCGTGCGTTCCGCCATGCCCAGCGTCACCGCAAAGCGCCAATGCCCCGATCTGATTTTCGTGCCGCATCGTTTCGAGGTGTACCGCGAAATTTCGCAGCAGATCCGCGCCATTTTTCGTGACTATGCCGATGAGGTCGAGCCGCTGTCACTCGACGAAGCCTATCTGGATGTCAGCAGCGACAAGGCCGGATTGGGCAGCGCGACGGCGACGGCGCGCGAAATTCGCGCGCGCATCCGCGCCGAAACCGGGCTGACCGCCTCTGCCGGCGTTTCCTATAATAAATTCATCGCCAAACTGGCGTCGGACCAGAATAAGCCCGACGGGCTGACCGTCATTCCCCCCGGCAAGGGGGCTGCCTTTGTCCAGACGCTGTCGATCCGGCGCTTTCACGGCATTGGTCCGGTAACCGCGGCAAAGATGGAGGGGCTGGGCATTTATTCGGGCGCCGACCTCGCGGCAAAGGATAGGACGTGGCTGGCCCGGCATTTCGGCAACAGCGCCGAATGGCTGTATAATCTGGCGCGCGGGATCGACCACCGCCGGGTCAAATCGCACCGCCCGCTGAAATCGCTGGGCGGCGAGCGGACCTTTTTCAACGATCTGGTCAGCGACGGAGAAATTGAGGAAGCGCTGGCGCATGTCTGCACCGTGGTCTGGGATCGCGCCGCCAAAAAGGGCGCGCGCGGACGCACGGTGACGCTGAAGCTGCGCTATGCCGATTTTCGCACCATCACCCGCGCCCGATCTTTTCCGCGACCCATTGAGGATGGCGCGGCGTTGCTCGCGGCGGCACAGGCCATTCTGGCACCGCTGCTGCCCGTTGAGCAGGGGGTGCGGCTGCTCGGCGTTACGCTGAGCAAGTTCGAGGGCGCGGCCGAGCGGCAGGAAGCGGAGGCGCCAGCAGAAGATGCGGCGGGCGACCTGCTGAGCTTGATTTGA
- a CDS encoding peptide chain release factor 3, producing MSNARPDRRTFAIISHPDAGKTTLTEKLLVAGGAIHMAGEVKARGQARRARSDWMKIEQQRGISVTSSVMTFDHAGLTFNLLDTPGHEDFSEDTYRTLTAVDSAVMVIDAAKGIEPQTLKLFEVCRLRSVPIITFINKVDREGQAPFALLDEVADRLALDVCPMNWPVGMGGTFSGLYDLVNPSLALPGKEASRAFEGERLALSGHDDPRLAAAVDTRALEQFNEEVELAGAGYAPFDAAAYRGGDLTPVYFGSALKEFGVEELLNALAVHAPGPQPQPAEPAPVDPDDTAVTGFVFKVQANMNPAHRDRIAFMRLCSGKFTRGMRLTQGGTGKAIAISRPMLFLAQDREMAEEAWPGDIIGIPNHGTLRVGDTLSERSDVTITGLPNFAPEILRRVALVDPTQTKKLRKALDDMAEEGIIQVFYPEIGANMIVGVVGQLQLDVLISRLEAEYKVEAKLEASPWDTARWIASDDAAALKQFQADNRGASATDRDGAPVFMAKDAWEVGYVTQRHPGIRFTATKERVFAGEG from the coding sequence ATGTCCAACGCTCGTCCCGACCGCCGCACCTTCGCCATCATCTCGCACCCCGACGCGGGTAAAACGACGCTGACCGAGAAATTGCTCGTCGCGGGCGGCGCCATTCATATGGCGGGCGAGGTCAAGGCGCGCGGGCAGGCGCGGCGCGCGCGATCGGACTGGATGAAGATCGAGCAGCAGCGCGGCATCTCGGTCACCTCCTCGGTTATGACCTTCGATCATGCCGGGCTGACCTTCAACCTGCTCGATACGCCGGGGCACGAGGATTTCAGCGAGGATACCTATCGCACGCTGACCGCGGTCGACAGCGCGGTTATGGTGATCGACGCCGCCAAGGGCATCGAGCCGCAGACGCTCAAATTGTTCGAAGTTTGCCGCCTGCGCTCGGTGCCGATCATCACCTTCATCAACAAGGTCGATCGCGAAGGGCAGGCGCCTTTCGCACTGCTCGACGAAGTTGCCGACCGGCTCGCGCTCGATGTGTGCCCGATGAACTGGCCCGTCGGCATGGGCGGGACGTTTTCGGGCCTCTACGATCTCGTGAATCCTTCGCTGGCGCTGCCGGGCAAGGAAGCCTCGCGCGCTTTTGAGGGCGAGCGCCTCGCGCTGTCGGGCCATGACGACCCCCGCCTCGCCGCCGCGGTCGATACCCGCGCGCTCGAACAGTTTAACGAAGAGGTCGAACTGGCCGGGGCGGGCTATGCCCCCTTTGACGCCGCCGCCTATCGCGGCGGGGACCTCACCCCCGTTTATTTCGGATCGGCGCTCAAGGAGTTCGGCGTTGAAGAGCTGCTGAACGCGCTCGCCGTCCATGCGCCGGGGCCGCAGCCGCAGCCGGCCGAGCCTGCGCCGGTCGACCCCGATGACACCGCCGTCACCGGCTTTGTGTTCAAGGTGCAGGCGAATATGAACCCCGCCCACCGCGACCGCATTGCCTTCATGCGGCTTTGCTCGGGCAAATTCACGCGCGGCATGCGGCTGACGCAGGGCGGGACGGGCAAGGCGATTGCGATCAGCCGCCCGATGCTCTTCCTCGCGCAGGACCGCGAAATGGCCGAAGAAGCCTGGCCGGGCGATATCATCGGCATTCCAAACCATGGCACGCTGCGCGTTGGCGATACATTATCCGAACGCAGCGATGTCACCATCACCGGCCTTCCCAATTTCGCGCCCGAAATTTTGCGCCGCGTCGCGCTCGTCGACCCGACCCAGACCAAAAAGCTTCGCAAAGCGCTCGACGATATGGCGGAGGAGGGGATTATCCAGGTCTTCTACCCCGAAATCGGCGCGAACATGATCGTCGGCGTCGTCGGCCAGCTTCAGCTCGACGTGCTCATCAGCCGGCTGGAGGCCGAATATAAGGTGGAAGCCAAGCTGGAGGCCTCCCCCTGGGACACGGCGCGCTGGATTGCGAGCGACGACGCGGCGGCGCTCAAGCAATTTCAGGCCGATAATCGCGGCGCGAGCGCGACCGACCGCGACGGCGCGCCCGTCTTCATGGCCAAGGATGCGTGGGAAGTCGGCTATGTCACCCAGCGCCACCCTGGGATCCGCTTCACTGCCACCAAGGAACGCGTCTTCGCAGGCGAGGGCTGA
- a CDS encoding PepSY-associated TM helix domain-containing protein — translation MSFTIDKQLVQRALSGHAAIGLLAGALLYLISVTGVLLVFYDEWQRVEQPAAPEMSAVAPEAVARAAAEMLAREQKAGTPPTTHLYVHLPTGDLPRTTVITDTQAAHADASGRLVVSEQNAWADFLLHLHYRLHLPSTLGITIVGALGVMMVALALSGVLAHPRIFRDAFRLRARSNGGVGIADWHNRLGVWTLPFAIAIALTGAVIGLGSVVSYGLAEGFYKGEIERVYTPIFGKDAEVDPARAPLPDIAAALRTMEARFPGVHPYYVIVHDPETRGQMVQIIAEHPRRLIYGENYYFDDTGRFTGSAGLADGKLGQQLAASNYHLHFGNYGGLPVKIVYALLGLALCVVTATGMSIWLGKRERRGVLQPRLRGWWDGVVWGTPTVLALCFVARIVLGNAAPLTAIFWIGLGLLLLAATVAARWRPVKPMLQRACWLSALAAFIAGLAAFIV, via the coding sequence ATGAGTTTCACTATCGACAAGCAGCTCGTCCAGCGGGCGCTGTCAGGGCATGCCGCCATCGGCTTGCTCGCGGGGGCGTTGCTTTATCTGATCAGCGTTACCGGCGTCCTGCTCGTCTTTTATGACGAGTGGCAGCGGGTCGAACAGCCTGCCGCGCCCGAAATGAGCGCGGTGGCGCCCGAAGCGGTCGCGCGCGCCGCCGCGGAAATGCTGGCGCGCGAACAAAAAGCAGGAACGCCGCCGACCACCCATCTTTATGTGCATTTGCCGACCGGCGACCTGCCGCGCACCACCGTAATCACCGACACGCAGGCCGCCCACGCCGATGCGAGCGGGCGGCTTGTGGTCAGCGAGCAGAATGCCTGGGCCGATTTCCTGCTGCATCTCCATTACCGGCTCCACCTGCCCTCGACGTTGGGGATCACCATTGTCGGGGCGCTGGGGGTGATGATGGTGGCGCTGGCGCTGTCGGGCGTGCTCGCGCATCCGCGTATTTTCCGCGATGCCTTTCGTTTGCGCGCGCGCAGCAATGGCGGGGTCGGGATCGCCGACTGGCACAACCGGCTGGGGGTGTGGACCTTGCCCTTTGCCATCGCCATTGCGCTGACCGGCGCGGTGATCGGCCTTGGCTCGGTTGTCAGCTATGGCCTGGCCGAAGGCTTTTACAAGGGCGAGATAGAGCGGGTTTACACCCCCATTTTCGGCAAGGATGCCGAAGTGGACCCCGCCAGGGCGCCCTTGCCCGACATCGCCGCAGCGCTCCGCACGATGGAGGCGCGCTTTCCCGGCGTTCATCCCTATTATGTCATCGTGCATGACCCCGAAACGCGCGGACAGATGGTGCAGATTATCGCCGAACATCCGCGGCGGCTGATCTATGGCGAAAATTATTATTTCGACGATACCGGACGCTTTACCGGCAGCGCGGGGCTGGCCGATGGCAAGCTCGGGCAACAGCTTGCCGCTTCCAACTATCATCTGCATTTCGGCAATTATGGCGGGCTGCCGGTCAAGATCGTCTATGCGCTGCTGGGCCTTGCGCTCTGCGTCGTGACCGCGACGGGCATGTCGATCTGGCTCGGCAAGCGCGAGCGGCGCGGGGTGCTCCAACCGCGGCTGCGCGGCTGGTGGGACGGCGTCGTGTGGGGCACGCCGACGGTGCTGGCGCTCTGCTTTGTCGCCCGCATCGTGCTGGGCAATGCGGCGCCGCTGACGGCCATTTTCTGGATCGGGCTTGGGCTGCTGCTCCTTGCAGCGACCGTTGCGGCGCGGTGGCGGCCGGTCAAGCCGATGCTGCAACGCGCCTGCTGGCTTTCGGCGCTCGCAGCGTTCATCGCCGGGCTGGCTGCCTTCATCGTCTGA
- a CDS encoding TonB-dependent siderophore receptor yields MKFTKFALLACSALCVSPAFAAAADDVAADAAADAGAEGDTIVVTGYAGTKTDTALTELPQPVKVVTAEQYEAQGAISISDTVKYAAGVVASPYGRDTRVNSFSVRGLEALQFRDGMRDIFSYYASITADPYNFSRVEVVRGPASVLFGQGSIGGIINLVSKTPEFTTQGEMSLVYGSHDRKEVLGDINLAASDNLAVRLVGRARDADTYVDHVPDDRVMIAPSIRWQPTPDTDVVLSGLYQEDDTGSTSQFLPIIGTFRPNPVAGEQLGRYPFVGKPGWDRYDGRLLQGGGSVTHRFSEAVQLSLKARYIDSDLEYKTHYADSYSNPQDPFSVYGTDGRTIGLIASASDARMNVFSTDNNLQIDFNTGVNIEHKLLVGLDYSWNKVQKRQVRGFEIVDLYDIDGDALQSYEPSGPFAVESQKQLGLYVQDQIRFFDRVSVVLGARRDRVTGSSGQKDNATTFRAGIIGEIGAGLSPFFSYTESFLPVAGRIDNGDGSFGDPYVPQTGTQFEAGVKWQPAPNTLVTATAFKIKERNRVLYLPGGGTTQSGVLDTKGVELEASHTLPENFELLANYGYSKLESESDTSLNYMPRHTASLWSIKSFGTAGGAQLRLGAGVVYSGKSVSTSPVWSITTPARTTVDALAEISWNNWRFAVNATNLFDNDYYASCLARGDCFVGAPRNVMGTLGYRF; encoded by the coding sequence ATGAAATTCACCAAATTCGCTTTGCTGGCCTGTTCCGCGCTTTGTGTATCGCCCGCCTTTGCCGCCGCTGCCGACGACGTTGCAGCCGATGCCGCAGCCGATGCCGGTGCAGAGGGCGATACGATTGTGGTCACTGGCTATGCCGGGACCAAGACCGACACGGCGCTCACCGAATTGCCGCAACCGGTCAAGGTCGTGACCGCCGAGCAATATGAAGCGCAAGGCGCGATCAGCATCAGCGATACGGTTAAATATGCCGCAGGCGTTGTGGCCAGCCCCTATGGCCGCGACACGCGCGTCAACAGCTTCAGCGTGCGCGGGCTGGAGGCGCTCCAGTTTCGCGACGGTATGCGCGATATCTTCAGCTATTATGCCTCGATCACTGCGGACCCCTATAATTTCTCGCGCGTAGAGGTCGTGCGCGGCCCGGCATCGGTGCTGTTCGGGCAAGGGTCGATCGGCGGCATCATCAACCTCGTCAGCAAGACGCCCGAATTTACGACGCAGGGCGAAATGAGCCTTGTCTATGGCAGCCATGACCGCAAGGAAGTGCTCGGCGACATCAACCTCGCCGCCTCGGACAATCTGGCGGTCCGCCTTGTCGGCCGTGCGCGCGATGCCGACACCTATGTCGATCATGTGCCCGACGACCGGGTGATGATCGCGCCCTCGATCCGCTGGCAGCCGACCCCCGATACCGATGTGGTCCTCTCCGGCCTCTATCAGGAGGATGATACCGGCTCGACCTCGCAATTCCTGCCGATCATCGGCACCTTCCGCCCCAACCCTGTCGCGGGCGAGCAGCTTGGCCGCTATCCCTTTGTCGGCAAGCCCGGCTGGGACCGTTATGATGGCCGTCTGCTCCAGGGCGGCGGGTCGGTGACGCACCGTTTTTCCGAAGCCGTGCAGCTCAGCCTCAAGGCGCGCTATATCGACAGCGACCTTGAGTATAAGACCCATTATGCCGACAGCTATTCGAACCCGCAGGATCCCTTTTCGGTCTATGGGACCGATGGCCGGACGATCGGCTTGATCGCGAGCGCCAGCGATGCGCGGATGAATGTGTTTTCGACCGACAATAATCTGCAGATCGATTTCAACACCGGCGTCAATATCGAGCACAAGCTGCTCGTCGGGCTCGATTATAGCTGGAACAAGGTGCAGAAGCGGCAGGTGCGCGGCTTCGAGATTGTCGACCTGTACGACATCGACGGCGATGCACTGCAATCCTATGAACCGAGCGGCCCCTTTGCGGTGGAAAGCCAGAAGCAATTGGGCCTCTATGTCCAGGACCAGATCCGCTTTTTCGACCGCGTCTCGGTCGTGCTGGGCGCCCGGCGTGACCGGGTGACCGGATCGTCGGGGCAAAAGGATAATGCCACCACTTTCCGCGCGGGCATCATCGGCGAAATTGGCGCGGGCCTTTCCCCCTTCTTCAGCTACACTGAAAGCTTCCTGCCGGTGGCAGGGCGGATCGACAATGGTGACGGCAGCTTCGGCGACCCCTATGTCCCGCAGACCGGCACCCAGTTTGAAGCCGGGGTGAAGTGGCAGCCGGCGCCCAACACCCTCGTCACCGCCACGGCCTTCAAGATCAAGGAGCGCAACCGCGTCCTTTACCTTCCCGGCGGCGGCACCACCCAGTCGGGCGTACTCGACACCAAGGGGGTCGAGCTTGAGGCGAGCCACACGCTGCCCGAGAATTTCGAGCTGCTCGCCAATTATGGCTATTCCAAGCTGGAATCGGAAAGCGACACCAGCCTCAACTATATGCCGCGCCACACCGCTTCGCTCTGGTCGATCAAAAGCTTTGGTACGGCGGGCGGCGCGCAGCTCCGCCTTGGCGCGGGGGTCGTCTATAGCGGCAAAAGCGTATCGACGAGCCCCGTCTGGTCGATCACCACCCCGGCGCGCACCACGGTCGATGCGCTGGCGGAGATCAGCTGGAACAATTGGCGCTTTGCGGTCAACGCCACCAACTTGTTCGACAATGACTATTACGCCTCCTGCCTTGCTCGCGGCGACTGCTTTGTCGGCGCGCCGCGCAATGTGATGGGCACATTGGGCTATCGCTTCTGA
- a CDS encoding enoyl-CoA hydratase-related protein codes for MTDLPSFEMIKLECADNVATITLNRPDRLNSMPPAMADEIRAALDWMGVLGARALLITGEGRGFCSGADLGGDRSASATGGGANSRKALRSHYNPMLLALANLDIPVVTAVNGPAAGVGCSFALSGDFTLAGKSAYFLQAFVNIGLVPDGGSSWLLPRLVGVPRALQMMMLGEKIGADQAAEWGMIYKSVADDALMDGARALAQRLAQGPTLALGTMRKILRDGLSQSYADTLDAEAKGQYIAGNSADAVEGVMAFVQKRKAAFKGA; via the coding sequence ATGACCGACCTGCCCAGCTTTGAGATGATCAAGCTCGAATGCGCCGACAATGTTGCGACCATCACGCTCAACCGGCCCGACCGGCTCAATTCGATGCCCCCCGCCATGGCCGACGAAATTCGCGCCGCGCTCGACTGGATGGGCGTGCTCGGCGCGCGCGCGCTGCTGATCACTGGCGAAGGGCGCGGCTTCTGTTCGGGCGCCGATCTGGGCGGCGACCGCAGCGCATCGGCCACGGGCGGCGGCGCGAACAGCCGCAAGGCGTTGCGGAGCCATTATAATCCGATGCTGCTCGCGCTCGCCAATCTCGACATTCCGGTCGTCACCGCGGTCAATGGCCCGGCGGCGGGCGTGGGGTGCAGCTTTGCCCTGTCGGGCGACTTCACCCTTGCAGGCAAAAGCGCCTATTTTCTGCAGGCATTCGTCAATATCGGACTGGTGCCCGATGGCGGCTCCTCCTGGCTGCTGCCGCGCCTCGTCGGCGTGCCGCGCGCCTTGCAGATGATGATGCTGGGCGAAAAAATCGGCGCCGATCAGGCCGCCGAATGGGGCATGATCTATAAAAGCGTCGCGGACGACGCGCTGATGGACGGAGCGCGCGCGCTGGCGCAGCGGCTCGCGCAGGGGCCGACACTGGCGCTCGGCACGATGCGCAAGATTTTGCGCGACGGCCTGTCGCAAAGCTATGCCGACACGCTCGATGCCGAAGCCAAGGGGCAATATATCGCCGGCAACAGCGCCGATGCGGTCGAAGGCGTCATGGCCTTTGTCCAGAAGCGCAAGGCGGCGTTCAAGGGCGCCTGA
- a CDS encoding HD domain-containing protein: protein MNDMSHPRAKFRAMTEGTQQDWDIIAAEQRQFAPDNGARILAHLKLLAGDYGGFPVDRLTHCLQTATRAHRDGRDEEYVVMALLHDIGDTLGAYNHPDIAAAILKPFLSEENHWIVQHHGIFQGHYFFHYIGLNRDMREEYRDHPYYQACVDFCEKYDQPAFDPDYDTLPLEFFEPMVMRLCAKPKQSIYKKVMAEAE from the coding sequence ATGAACGACATGTCGCATCCGCGCGCCAAATTCCGCGCCATGACCGAGGGAACGCAGCAGGACTGGGATATTATCGCCGCCGAGCAAAGGCAGTTCGCGCCCGACAATGGCGCGCGCATATTGGCGCATCTCAAGCTGCTCGCGGGCGATTATGGCGGCTTTCCGGTCGATCGGCTGACGCATTGCCTGCAAACCGCCACGCGCGCGCATCGCGACGGGCGCGATGAGGAATATGTCGTCATGGCGCTGCTCCACGATATTGGCGACACGCTGGGCGCTTATAATCACCCCGATATTGCCGCCGCGATCCTCAAACCCTTTTTGTCAGAGGAAAATCACTGGATCGTGCAGCATCACGGCATTTTTCAGGGCCATTATTTCTTTCATTATATCGGCCTCAACCGCGACATGCGCGAGGAATATAGGGATCATCCCTATTATCAGGCGTGCGTCGATTTCTGCGAAAAATATGACCAGCCGGCTTTTGACCCCGACTATGACACGCTGCCGCTCGAATTTTTCGAGCCGATGGTGATGCGCCTGTGCGCCAAGCCCAAGCAGAGCATCTACAAGAAGGTGATGGCCGAGGCGGAATAG